ATCACGTGCTCGTTGAGATCGCCCTGGCTGGTAAAGGTGAGCGAGCGATCGATCTTCAGTGTGTCGAGCGGCAGTTCGCGCAGATAGTGCAGCGACGTGTGACCCATGCCGAAATCGTCGAGAGCGATGCGGACACCGGCATTGCGCAGGCGGAGCAAGGCCCCGATCGACTGAACCGCCGGTGCGAGCGATGTCGACTCAGTGATTTCCAGTTCGACGAGATGCGGATCGAGCTTCTCCTCGGCGAGAACGCGCAGAACCCTCAGGTCGAAGTCGGCGTCCCGCAATTGGAGGGGCGACACATTGACGGAGACGATGAGGTCGTCGGGGACCGATGTCCCCCAGGCGACGCGCTGCCGGCAGGCAAGACGCAGCACGTGCTCGCCCAACCGGTCGATGATGCGCATGTCCTCGGCCAAGGCCACCGTTACCGACGGCGGGATTCGGCCGTAAACCTCATGATCCCAGCGCAACAAGGCCTCGACGCCAAACACCCGGCATTCTTCGACGCAGACTTGCGGCTGATATTGAAGGAAAAGCTGATCGGTCTCTCCCAGCGCGTCCGCGATATCCCGGGCAAGAACATTGGCGAGATCCCCCGCGGTACCCTGCAAGTCGATCAGCCGATGCCCATGCACGACCTCGTCGGACTCCGAGGCGGTTACCAGCGTTTGCATCGCCTTGGCATTGGCGATCATCCGCAGCCGTCGCGCAATCCGCACGAAGGGTAGATAGAGCCCCGCTCCGACGGCAACCGTCAGGACCTGCAAAAAGGCCCCGGCCGACGAGCCGGTGGCCAGATAGCCGCTGAGCGGCGCCGGCATCGTCCATGAGACCGCTTCGGTGGCCACGGGAACGAAACCGGCGGCCGTCGCGGCATAGGCGATGAGCGACTGAACGACGGGGATCAAAATGAAGGGGATGGCGTAGATGGGGTTCAGGATCAGCGGCAGACCGAACAATAGGGGTTCGTTGACGTTGACGAGCGCCGACAGCAGCGACAGCCAGGCAAGACGGCGGATCGCCGGCTCCTTGTCGGCATAGAGAAGAGCGATGATCAGACAGAGGGTCGAGCCGGAGCCGCCATAGGCCGAATAGATGGGAAAGAAGCTCCAGGAAATGACGCTGGCCGCCCCCGTGACAGTGGTCTCATCCACCGACGCCATCATCTGTTCCATGACCGGCGCCAGCATGTTGCTGCCATGCCCGCCAAGGAACCAAACGAGTTGCCGGACCAGAACGTAAGCCGCCGCGAGCGGCGCCGAGGGTTCGGCTCCGGCAAAGGGGGCCGATATGGCAGCCGACAGCGTCGTCGCCAGATCCGGCCCACCGAGGCTCACCTGTATCTGGCGAACCGTGGCGAAGACGATCAGCGTAACCATCCCGGCCGGAAGGACGGAGAAAAGATCGCCGACGAGCGGATCGGCGCCGAAGCCCTGCAGGCGGAGGCGGAACCACGGACGGCGCGCGAGGAAAAGGAACAGGTAGCTGGCGCTGATGGCAACGACCAGTGCCGACGGCAATCCGCGCGACGACGAGAGAGCGGCCTTCCAGCCCTCCATCGTCTCGGGCGCCACCACAATGAAAAAGCACGACAGCACCACCACGGAAGCGCTGGCCGGGCTGACCGGATAACGATCGGCGCGCGCTCCGGTCAGAGTGGCCAGCGAATGGGAAAAGCCGGCAACCACCACCAGGGCGACAAGACCAAAGGTGCCGCCGACAAGGGTGGCGCAGAGGGCACGCAGGGCCTCGACGGCCTCGGCGGGAAATGCTCCGACAAAGGGGAAGGAGACAAGGGCGTTGACGAAGTGGGCGAAAGCACCGACCAGCACCAGCGGCAAGGACAGCAACAGGGTGCGCCGGAGAGCGACCATCAAGGGCCAAGCGGCAAACCGCCCCATTGCGTCCACGATGGTGTTCGACAGACGACGAGCAAAGAGGCCGTCGCCAAGCAACGCGGCGGCGAACGGCGCTGGCGCCGATTGAGGCGTCGCAAGACGCACTCGGTTTTCCTCTGCGATCGGCTCATTCGTCATGGCGGTCGCCTGTCCTGTTACATCGCGTTCACTGCTCTTCACCGGCAGCTGTACGGACAGCATCCTTGACCAAAATCCTTGCCGAAATACTGAATAGGCGGTCGAAGGCCCGTATTGTTCAACGAAAACGAGTACTCGGGCTTGTGCGGCTGGTCGCGCCCCGAGGTTCCAATGGCCGTCCTCCGCAAGACCGTCATTTTCCGGAGATTTCCGCCATTTGGAATACAATAGTGCGGCGAGTAGCCAAACTCGCCTCACATCCTGTTGACGCAAAACGATGTTCCACCGGTGGGCGTAGGACACCTAGTGGCAATCGCCATTGTGGTAAACTCCCCCAGATCTTGAAGTTAAGGTTATTGAAAAGTTGCCGGCCCACCCTCGCATTCGACTGTGGCGCTCGCACCGACGCCATATTATTAACGTATCGTTGACTGAAGAAGTTGTACGGGCCGCACCTTTGTTGTTCGGCCCGGCCAGCCGACCGGGAACAGCGGGTTTGGCTGTTGATGCCACCGGTCGAAACGCCCCCGTAGTGGGAAAGTTGGAGACGCGGCATGTCCGGCGGAGCAGATCTGTTCAGAGTCCTCGGCCAAACCGAAAGC
Above is a window of Pleomorphomonas sp. T1.2MG-36 DNA encoding:
- a CDS encoding EAL domain-containing protein; translation: MTNEPIAEENRVRLATPQSAPAPFAAALLGDGLFARRLSNTIVDAMGRFAAWPLMVALRRTLLLSLPLVLVGAFAHFVNALVSFPFVGAFPAEAVEALRALCATLVGGTFGLVALVVVAGFSHSLATLTGARADRYPVSPASASVVVLSCFFIVVAPETMEGWKAALSSSRGLPSALVVAISASYLFLFLARRPWFRLRLQGFGADPLVGDLFSVLPAGMVTLIVFATVRQIQVSLGGPDLATTLSAAISAPFAGAEPSAPLAAAYVLVRQLVWFLGGHGSNMLAPVMEQMMASVDETTVTGAASVISWSFFPIYSAYGGSGSTLCLIIALLYADKEPAIRRLAWLSLLSALVNVNEPLLFGLPLILNPIYAIPFILIPVVQSLIAYAATAAGFVPVATEAVSWTMPAPLSGYLATGSSAGAFLQVLTVAVGAGLYLPFVRIARRLRMIANAKAMQTLVTASESDEVVHGHRLIDLQGTAGDLANVLARDIADALGETDQLFLQYQPQVCVEECRVFGVEALLRWDHEVYGRIPPSVTVALAEDMRIIDRLGEHVLRLACRQRVAWGTSVPDDLIVSVNVSPLQLRDADFDLRVLRVLAEEKLDPHLVELEITESTSLAPAVQSIGALLRLRNAGVRIALDDFGMGHTSLHYLRELPLDTLKIDRSLTFTSQGDLNEHVIRSIVALSRTLGLRAVVEGIEQPDQLPRFIDLGCARFQGYLFSRPLESGPCLDYIRANTGIAA